One window of Microbacterium sp. Root61 genomic DNA carries:
- a CDS encoding FadR/GntR family transcriptional regulator: MEQVRRAPLADQAADLLLARIRAGEWPLGARLPGETTLGPQLGVGRSTVREAIRQLAGRGVLTSRQGSGVYVTALDAPEDWDVVLRRADIVSVIEARIAIESEAAGLAAERRTPADLRALRRALEDRAARRSQIEDHVDADMAFHRAVVTASHNSILVELFDGFVPRLRQAMVEMLRIRGEFGGDDDHDVHTDVLAAISTHDVALAARLSRAHLDSLKENLR, encoded by the coding sequence ATGGAACAGGTACGTCGTGCGCCACTGGCCGACCAGGCGGCAGACCTCCTGCTCGCACGCATCAGGGCGGGGGAGTGGCCCCTGGGAGCGCGACTGCCCGGCGAGACCACACTCGGGCCGCAGCTCGGTGTCGGACGATCGACGGTGCGGGAGGCGATCCGACAGTTGGCCGGACGCGGCGTGCTGACCTCACGACAGGGGTCCGGCGTGTACGTCACCGCGCTGGACGCGCCGGAGGACTGGGATGTCGTCCTGCGCCGCGCGGACATCGTCTCGGTGATCGAAGCGCGTATCGCGATCGAATCCGAGGCGGCCGGGCTCGCTGCGGAGAGACGCACGCCGGCTGATCTTCGGGCTCTGCGGCGCGCCCTGGAGGACCGGGCGGCGCGCCGATCGCAGATCGAAGACCACGTCGATGCCGACATGGCTTTTCACCGCGCCGTGGTTACGGCATCCCACAACTCGATCCTTGTCGAACTGTTCGACGGGTTCGTACCTCGGCTACGGCAGGCGATGGTGGAGATGCTGCGCATCCGAGGCGAGTTCGGCGGTGACGACGACCACGACGTGCACACAGACGTGTTGGCGGCGATCTCGACGCACGATGTCGCCTTGGCGGCTCGGCTCAGCCGCGCCCACTTGGATTCGCTGAAGGAGAACCTCCGCTGA
- a CDS encoding 2-isopropylmalate synthase yields MTATSFGRISSPAGPIPAHSPAWNPQRHSQMPSHRYTSVHARVALPLAGRDWPTHRLTAAPLWVPVDLRDGNQALAEPMDPARKRRFFELMVAMGYKEIEVGYPSASQTDHDFVRLIAESDIAPDDVTIVVFTPARRDLIERTVASIRGIRNPVVIHMYTATAPTWREVVLGQDRAALKDLILAGGRDILALTEDHPGVRFEFSPEVFNLTEPDYVLEVSDAMTTLWDASTDRPVILNLPATVEVATPNIYADQIEYMHKNLARRDSVILSVHPHNDRGTGVACAELALLAGAQRVEGCLLGNGERTGNVDLVTLALNLHAQGVDPMIDFSDIDEIRRTVEDCNRIGVHPRHPYVGDLVHTAFSGTHQDAIKKGFAEHRDRAAAMGVDERLLAWRVPYLPIDPADIGRTYDAVIRVNSQSGKGGIAYLLEAEYGVELPRRAQIDFARHVQRHTDQTGQEVSADILWDLFRQVYLNDDEGGIALIGFETGEERGDKGTTIALSIDGIRYDSTHTGVGPVEAAVSALVERGCDIDILGLHQCSVGTGSDSMALTLVEYRDTRGAHWSAGMDRSVVAASLRAVVMAAAQARKAMPAG; encoded by the coding sequence ATGACCGCCACATCATTCGGCCGCATCTCATCCCCCGCCGGCCCCATCCCTGCGCACAGCCCTGCATGGAACCCCCAGCGGCACTCACAGATGCCGTCGCATCGCTACACGAGCGTGCACGCCCGAGTAGCCCTGCCGCTCGCCGGTCGCGATTGGCCGACACACCGTCTCACCGCCGCCCCCCTGTGGGTTCCCGTCGACCTCCGCGATGGCAACCAGGCGCTCGCCGAGCCCATGGATCCGGCACGCAAGCGCCGCTTCTTCGAGCTCATGGTGGCGATGGGGTACAAGGAGATCGAGGTCGGATACCCCTCGGCGTCGCAAACCGACCACGACTTCGTCCGGCTGATCGCCGAGAGCGACATCGCACCCGACGACGTCACAATCGTGGTGTTCACCCCCGCAAGGCGCGACCTGATCGAACGAACCGTCGCGTCGATCCGTGGCATCCGCAACCCCGTCGTCATCCATATGTATACGGCGACGGCGCCGACCTGGCGGGAGGTCGTGCTGGGGCAGGATCGCGCGGCCTTGAAGGATCTGATCCTCGCCGGAGGTCGTGACATCCTCGCCCTCACCGAGGATCATCCCGGCGTCCGGTTCGAATTCTCACCCGAGGTGTTCAACCTCACCGAACCGGACTACGTACTGGAGGTGTCCGATGCAATGACGACGCTGTGGGACGCATCGACCGATCGCCCGGTGATCCTGAATCTGCCGGCAACGGTCGAGGTCGCGACCCCGAACATCTATGCCGATCAGATCGAGTACATGCACAAGAATCTCGCCCGGCGCGACAGCGTCATCCTCTCAGTGCACCCGCACAACGACAGAGGAACCGGTGTCGCGTGCGCAGAGCTCGCACTGCTGGCCGGGGCTCAGCGCGTCGAGGGGTGCCTGCTCGGCAACGGCGAACGCACCGGCAACGTCGACCTCGTCACGCTGGCGTTGAACCTGCATGCGCAAGGCGTCGATCCTATGATCGACTTCTCCGACATCGACGAGATCCGGCGTACGGTCGAGGACTGCAACCGAATCGGCGTCCATCCACGACATCCGTACGTCGGCGACCTCGTGCACACCGCGTTCAGCGGCACGCATCAGGATGCGATCAAGAAGGGGTTCGCCGAACACCGCGACCGGGCGGCGGCCATGGGAGTCGATGAGCGTCTGCTCGCGTGGCGCGTGCCGTACCTCCCGATCGATCCCGCCGACATCGGCCGCACCTATGACGCGGTGATCCGTGTCAACTCGCAGTCCGGCAAGGGCGGGATCGCCTACCTTCTCGAAGCCGAGTACGGCGTCGAACTCCCCCGTCGTGCGCAGATCGACTTCGCCCGACACGTCCAGCGGCACACGGATCAGACGGGGCAGGAGGTCAGCGCCGACATCCTGTGGGACCTGTTCCGCCAGGTCTATCTGAACGACGACGAAGGGGGCATCGCACTCATCGGTTTCGAGACCGGGGAGGAGCGCGGCGACAAGGGCACCACGATCGCGCTATCGATCGACGGTATCCGGTACGACTCGACCCACACCGGGGTCGGCCCCGTCGAAGCCGCCGTGTCCGCCCTTGTCGAGCGCGGCTGCGACATCGACATCCTCGGATTGCATCAGTGCAGCGTCGGCACGGGAAGCGACAGCATGGCGCTCACTCTCGTGGAGTACCGCGACACGCGCGGCGCGCACTGGTCCGCCGGAATGGATCGCTCCGTGGTCGCGGCAAGCCTGCGCGCGGTCGTCATGGCTGCGGCGCAGGCTCGGAAGGCCATGCCTGCCGGGTAG
- a CDS encoding HPr family phosphocarrier protein, with protein sequence MAERQATIASSSGLHARPAKLFVQAVQEKKLPVTIAVDGGKDLNAGSILSLMGLGAAHGTVVTLKAEGEGAEQALDELVALLETDLDAE encoded by the coding sequence ATGGCAGAACGTCAGGCCACCATCGCGAGCAGCTCCGGCCTGCACGCGCGCCCCGCGAAACTCTTCGTGCAGGCGGTCCAGGAGAAGAAGCTCCCGGTAACGATCGCCGTCGACGGCGGCAAGGACCTCAACGCCGGCAGCATCCTCTCGCTGATGGGTCTGGGCGCCGCGCACGGCACCGTCGTGACCCTCAAGGCCGAGGGGGAAGGCGCCGAGCAGGCGCTCGATGAACTGGTCGCGCTGCTCGAGACCGACCTCGACGCCGAATGA
- a CDS encoding PTS fructose transporter subunit IIABC — translation MTQIITSPLVSLDIALGADKSSVIAALAARVVAEGRATDAAALHADAWARELKDETGLPGGIAIPHAKSAAVTEPTLAFARLSPGVDFGAPDGPADLVFLIAAPERAAEAHLAVLSRLARSLMQDDFVADLRAATTSEDVVAIVRHAIEEDADEVESAQPETAAAGTTTAPSDPAVSIDGRPARIVAVTACATGIAHTFMAADALTAAGKAAGIELVVEPQGSSGYKALPKDTIDDADAVIFATDVDVREPQRFGGKPVIRSNVKRGIEQPAQMIAEAIAAAKDPNAARVPATAAAGSTATTAPTQSVGARIQRWLLTGVSYMIPFVAGGGLLIALGFLLGGYEVTTGAMNVVLSNSLWDLPTQDITSPLGPLGQYLGSVAFVIGSTSMGFLVSALAGYIAFAIADRPGIAPGFVAGAIAVLMQAGFIGGIIGGLLAGFVAWWLGRLPAPRWLRGLMPVVIIPLIGSIIASGLMVLFLGRPIATMMLWLTDWLTSLTESGGAAIGLGVVLGLMMCFDLGGPVNKVAYSFAVAGLAAGSASNPAPLLIMGAVMCAGMVPPLAMALASTVLARRVFTPVERENGKAAWLLGASFISEGAIPFAAADPLRVIPASMVGGAVTGALCMLFGVQSYAPHGGIFVLFAIQPIWGFVLALAAGTVVSAFLVVAFKRYIAPKELAAAEDIPAVAVPV, via the coding sequence ATGACTCAGATCATCACATCCCCGCTCGTTTCCCTGGACATCGCGCTCGGCGCCGACAAGTCGTCCGTCATTGCGGCTCTAGCCGCGCGCGTGGTGGCTGAGGGTCGTGCAACCGACGCGGCCGCACTCCACGCCGATGCGTGGGCGCGCGAGTTGAAGGACGAGACCGGGCTGCCCGGCGGCATCGCGATCCCGCACGCGAAGAGTGCTGCCGTGACGGAGCCGACGCTGGCTTTCGCGCGGCTCTCGCCCGGCGTCGACTTCGGGGCGCCGGACGGGCCCGCCGATCTGGTGTTCCTCATCGCGGCCCCCGAGAGAGCGGCCGAAGCCCATCTCGCCGTCCTCTCCCGACTGGCGCGCAGTCTCATGCAGGACGACTTCGTCGCGGATCTCCGCGCCGCGACCACGTCCGAAGACGTCGTGGCGATCGTGCGCCACGCGATCGAGGAGGACGCCGATGAAGTCGAGTCTGCGCAGCCCGAGACAGCCGCAGCGGGGACGACGACCGCACCATCCGACCCGGCGGTGAGCATCGACGGCCGTCCGGCGCGCATCGTCGCGGTCACCGCATGCGCGACCGGCATCGCGCACACGTTCATGGCGGCCGACGCACTGACGGCGGCGGGCAAGGCCGCCGGCATTGAACTCGTCGTGGAGCCGCAAGGGTCGAGCGGGTACAAGGCGCTCCCGAAAGACACCATCGACGACGCCGATGCGGTCATCTTCGCCACCGATGTGGACGTACGCGAACCGCAGCGCTTCGGTGGCAAGCCCGTGATCCGGTCCAATGTCAAGCGCGGAATCGAGCAGCCCGCGCAGATGATCGCGGAGGCGATCGCGGCGGCGAAAGATCCGAATGCTGCGCGCGTGCCCGCGACCGCTGCTGCCGGCTCGACCGCGACCACGGCGCCGACGCAGTCCGTGGGTGCACGCATCCAGAGGTGGCTGCTCACCGGTGTGAGCTACATGATCCCGTTCGTAGCGGGCGGCGGCCTGCTGATCGCTTTGGGATTCCTTCTGGGCGGCTACGAGGTCACCACCGGTGCGATGAACGTCGTCCTGAGCAATTCGCTCTGGGACCTCCCCACGCAGGACATCACGTCGCCCCTGGGGCCGCTCGGACAGTACCTGGGCTCGGTCGCCTTCGTCATCGGGTCCACCTCGATGGGCTTCCTCGTCTCTGCCCTCGCCGGCTACATCGCCTTCGCGATCGCCGACCGGCCGGGCATTGCACCCGGCTTCGTGGCCGGCGCGATCGCCGTTCTCATGCAGGCGGGCTTCATCGGCGGCATCATCGGCGGTCTCCTCGCCGGCTTCGTAGCCTGGTGGCTCGGTCGTCTTCCCGCGCCGCGTTGGCTGCGGGGGCTCATGCCGGTGGTCATCATCCCGCTCATCGGCTCGATCATCGCCTCCGGGCTCATGGTGCTCTTCCTCGGTCGGCCTATCGCGACCATGATGCTGTGGCTGACCGACTGGCTCACCAGCCTCACCGAGTCGGGTGGCGCGGCGATCGGGCTGGGAGTGGTCCTCGGGCTGATGATGTGCTTCGATCTCGGCGGCCCCGTGAACAAGGTGGCGTACTCGTTCGCCGTCGCCGGACTCGCCGCGGGTTCGGCGTCCAACCCCGCGCCGCTGTTGATCATGGGGGCGGTGATGTGCGCCGGCATGGTGCCGCCGCTGGCCATGGCCCTCGCCTCGACCGTCCTGGCGCGTCGTGTGTTCACGCCAGTGGAACGCGAGAACGGCAAAGCAGCCTGGCTTCTGGGCGCATCGTTCATCTCGGAGGGGGCGATTCCGTTCGCAGCAGCCGACCCGCTGCGCGTGATCCCGGCGTCGATGGTCGGCGGCGCCGTCACAGGGGCTCTGTGCATGCTGTTCGGCGTGCAGTCATACGCCCCGCACGGCGGAATCTTCGTGCTCTTCGCGATCCAGCCCATCTGGGGCTTCGTCCTCGCACTAGCGGCGGGCACGGTCGTCTCGGCATTCCTGGTCGTCGCCTTCAAACGCTACATCGCACCCAAGGAGCTGGCCGCGGCCGAGGACATCCCCGCAGTGGCCGTTCCGGTCTGA
- the pfkB gene encoding 1-phosphofructokinase: MIVTVTANPSLDRAVRLDAPLRAGEVQRAGSVREDAGGKGVNVARALRAAGIATIAVVPCAADDPYRLLLDRTGIAVRRVEVLGRVRANLTLTDPAGTTTKINLPGPEMSESECSALIAGVVAACEGAEWVVFAGSLPPGLSDGFYADAIAAVRARWGADAPRVAVDTSGRALERVVADAAPDLIKPNEEELSELAGSTGEADIAASALAQARALVPAKVGAALVTLGARGALLVTADTSLRAHAPRIEVASTVGAGDSSLAGYLIAAVAGAAADLRLRTAVAYGAAAASLPGTQIPTPSEIPPWDLEVTPITH; encoded by the coding sequence ATGATCGTCACCGTCACCGCGAACCCGTCGCTGGATCGCGCCGTGCGCCTGGACGCACCGCTCCGGGCCGGCGAGGTGCAGCGCGCCGGTAGCGTGCGCGAAGACGCGGGCGGCAAGGGCGTGAACGTCGCTCGAGCTCTGCGGGCGGCAGGCATCGCCACGATCGCCGTGGTCCCGTGCGCGGCCGATGACCCCTATCGACTGCTGCTGGACCGGACAGGGATCGCGGTGCGCCGCGTGGAGGTTCTCGGCCGAGTGCGCGCGAACCTGACACTCACCGACCCGGCCGGCACCACCACCAAGATCAATCTTCCCGGCCCCGAGATGTCCGAGTCCGAGTGCAGCGCCCTCATCGCCGGTGTGGTCGCTGCCTGCGAGGGGGCGGAGTGGGTCGTTTTCGCCGGCTCGCTGCCTCCAGGGCTGAGTGACGGCTTCTACGCAGATGCCATCGCCGCTGTGCGCGCTCGATGGGGTGCAGACGCACCGCGCGTCGCCGTCGACACGTCGGGTCGCGCGCTAGAGCGGGTCGTGGCCGACGCCGCTCCGGACCTCATCAAGCCGAACGAGGAAGAACTCAGCGAGCTTGCCGGCTCCACCGGCGAAGCGGATATCGCGGCATCCGCCCTCGCGCAGGCCCGCGCCCTGGTGCCTGCCAAAGTCGGCGCTGCCCTTGTCACTCTGGGCGCTCGGGGCGCTCTGCTGGTCACAGCGGACACATCGCTTCGCGCTCACGCACCGCGCATCGAGGTAGCCAGCACGGTCGGGGCCGGTGACAGCTCGCTCGCCGGGTATCTGATCGCCGCTGTCGCCGGCGCCGCAGCCGATCTACGGCTCCGGACTGCCGTCGCCTATGGCGCGGCTGCTGCGTCCCTCCCCGGAACGCAGATACCCACCCCTTCCGAGATCCCCCCGTGGGACCTCGAGGTCACGCCGATCACGCACTGA
- a CDS encoding DeoR/GlpR family DNA-binding transcription regulator: MYATERQDLIERILFEEGRVAVVELAGRFDVTTETVRRDLDALERSGALRRVHGGAVPLERASTAESSLADRAQRRSGAKHAIAQRALDALGEGFHGSIYFDAGTTTAAIADQLAARLTMSRGSAEVVTHSLTLAHSLATADAVSLSVIGGRVRGVTAAAVGADTVRAIEALRPDVAFVGVNGLSAAFGASTPDPDEAAVKRAIVRAARRVIVVADESKFDRELLVTFASLTDIDLLVTDALPSGVLSEALVECGTEVWRA, from the coding sequence GTGTACGCAACGGAGCGGCAAGATCTCATCGAACGGATCCTGTTCGAAGAGGGCCGGGTCGCCGTGGTCGAACTCGCTGGGCGATTCGACGTCACCACCGAAACGGTACGGCGGGATCTCGACGCACTCGAAAGGTCTGGTGCGCTCCGCCGCGTGCACGGGGGGGCGGTGCCGCTGGAACGTGCCAGCACGGCGGAATCGTCCCTGGCCGATCGCGCCCAACGACGCAGCGGCGCCAAGCACGCGATCGCGCAGCGCGCACTCGATGCACTGGGCGAGGGCTTCCACGGTTCCATCTACTTCGATGCCGGCACCACGACAGCGGCGATCGCCGATCAGCTGGCCGCGCGGTTGACGATGAGTCGCGGCTCCGCGGAGGTCGTCACCCACTCCCTGACGCTCGCACACTCTCTCGCGACCGCCGACGCGGTGTCACTCTCCGTGATCGGCGGCCGGGTCCGCGGGGTCACCGCAGCTGCAGTGGGTGCGGATACGGTACGGGCGATCGAGGCGCTCCGACCCGATGTCGCGTTCGTCGGCGTGAACGGTCTCTCAGCGGCGTTCGGGGCGAGCACGCCGGACCCGGATGAAGCGGCGGTCAAACGCGCGATCGTGAGGGCCGCCCGTCGAGTGATCGTCGTCGCCGACGAGAGCAAGTTCGACCGCGAGCTGCTCGTCACGTTCGCATCTCTCACCGACATCGATCTGCTCGTCACGGATGCGCTTCCTTCCGGAGTGCTTTCCGAGGCGCTCGTGGAGTGCGGCACGGAGGTGTGGCGCGCATGA
- a CDS encoding aminoglycoside phosphotransferase family protein, protein MSDKPIAEILIDEVLVRGLLRAQLPKLAPLPLSKASEGWDCEVWRLGTDLAVRLPRRALSASLTAHEQFALPLIAPAVEATGVRLPAPLFHGAPGAGYPWAWSIVPWIVGESGLSVRREDRSGWAQPLARALRALHAPAPADYPVNPARGAPLAARAEAVAGRLDDLRRQHGPDAALDALEGLWDAGVAAPTWQHSPVWVHGDLHPGNLLAHGSELCAIIDFGDVTGGDPAYDLAVAWIAFDDSGRHAFIDAFDGTHDAATWVRARAWAGAVALMLLAHSDDNPAYAALGAEALDAVVSGGRRD, encoded by the coding sequence ATGTCCGACAAGCCGATCGCCGAGATCCTGATCGACGAGGTGCTCGTGCGCGGACTCCTCCGGGCACAGCTGCCGAAGCTCGCGCCCCTGCCGCTGTCGAAGGCATCCGAAGGATGGGATTGCGAGGTGTGGCGACTGGGCACGGACCTTGCGGTTCGTCTCCCCCGGCGGGCATTGTCGGCATCGCTGACCGCGCACGAGCAGTTCGCGCTCCCCCTCATCGCCCCCGCGGTCGAAGCGACGGGTGTGCGGCTGCCCGCTCCTCTCTTCCACGGTGCACCGGGTGCGGGGTATCCCTGGGCGTGGTCGATCGTTCCCTGGATCGTTGGCGAGTCCGGGCTGTCGGTGCGCCGCGAGGACCGCAGCGGATGGGCACAGCCACTGGCACGGGCTCTTCGCGCGCTCCACGCCCCCGCCCCGGCGGACTATCCCGTCAACCCCGCGCGCGGAGCCCCACTGGCCGCACGCGCAGAGGCGGTCGCCGGACGCCTCGACGACCTGCGCCGTCAGCACGGACCCGATGCCGCCCTGGACGCCCTGGAGGGGCTCTGGGACGCCGGCGTAGCCGCACCGACCTGGCAGCACTCACCCGTGTGGGTACACGGCGACCTGCACCCCGGTAACCTACTCGCGCACGGGTCCGAGTTGTGCGCCATCATCGACTTCGGCGATGTGACCGGAGGAGATCCGGCGTACGACCTGGCGGTCGCGTGGATCGCCTTCGACGACTCGGGCCGCCACGCCTTCATCGACGCCTTTGACGGCACGCACGACGCCGCGACCTGGGTGCGGGCGCGGGCCTGGGCCGGAGCGGTCGCGCTGATGCTGCTCGCACACAGCGACGACAACCCGGCCTACGCCGCCCTCGGCGCGGAGGCCCTCGACGCGGTGGTCTCCGGTGGCCGACGCGACTAA
- a CDS encoding MmcQ/YjbR family DNA-binding protein, with product MAVIEDVRSLGAELERSYHAYVRGRLKFRVGQMVYVAFSLDETVMGFAFPQEERAALVGGDPRKFQMPSASDLRFNWVHADLASLDPTEARELVVDAWRMVVPQKIARAYDLTHPFGPA from the coding sequence ATGGCAGTGATCGAGGATGTTCGATCGCTCGGCGCCGAACTGGAACGCTCGTACCACGCGTACGTACGCGGGAGGTTGAAGTTCCGCGTCGGACAGATGGTCTACGTGGCCTTCTCTCTCGACGAGACGGTCATGGGCTTCGCCTTCCCGCAGGAGGAGCGTGCGGCCCTGGTCGGGGGCGATCCGCGCAAGTTCCAGATGCCATCGGCGTCGGACCTGCGCTTCAACTGGGTCCACGCCGATCTCGCGTCTCTCGACCCGACCGAGGCCCGCGAGCTTGTCGTCGACGCATGGCGGATGGTGGTCCCCCAGAAGATCGCTCGCGCCTACGACCTCACCCATCCATTCGGCCCGGCTTGA
- the gltX gene encoding glutamate--tRNA ligase, which yields MSSTVDPRTTTATGADVRVRFCPSPTGLPHVGLVRTALFNWAYARHNGGKMIFRIEDTDAARDSEESYQQLLDALRWLKIDWDEGVEIGGPHAPYRQSQRHDLYRGVLDKLIAAGAVYESYSNAEEIDARNEANGRAKQLGYDNYDRTLTDEQKAAFRAEGREPAWRLRVPDEDVTYVDLVRGEVTFPAGSFPDFVIVRAGGIPLYTFVNPVDDALMGITHVLRGEDLMPSTARQLALYAALIDAGVTDFIPRFAHLPLVLGDGNKKLSKRDPRADLFLQRDKGFIHEGLLNYLALLGWSIGHDRDVFSLDEFTAAFDVVNVNPNPARFDQKKAESINGDHIRMLAPADFAARILPYLTQAGVIGEIPTPEQRAMIEASAPLVQERVQLLGDVPGLLGFLFTNEIAYDDDALASLPDNAGEVLVASVGALELVPESEFIAASVQEALAAALIEGLGLKPRVAYGPLRVALSGRRVSPPLFESMELLGKAESIRRLGALVEKVG from the coding sequence ATGTCATCTACAGTCGATCCCCGCACCACGACCGCCACCGGAGCCGACGTTCGCGTGCGGTTCTGCCCCTCGCCGACCGGTCTTCCGCACGTCGGACTGGTGCGCACGGCCCTGTTCAACTGGGCTTATGCGCGTCACAACGGCGGCAAGATGATCTTCCGCATCGAGGATACGGATGCCGCGCGCGACAGCGAAGAGAGCTACCAGCAGTTGCTGGACGCCCTGCGCTGGCTGAAGATCGACTGGGACGAGGGCGTGGAGATCGGCGGCCCGCACGCGCCGTACCGCCAGTCGCAGCGCCACGACCTGTACCGCGGCGTGCTCGACAAGCTCATCGCCGCCGGTGCCGTGTACGAGAGCTACTCGAACGCCGAGGAGATCGACGCCCGCAACGAGGCGAACGGTCGCGCGAAGCAGCTCGGATACGACAACTACGACCGGACGCTCACCGACGAGCAGAAGGCGGCGTTCCGCGCCGAAGGACGCGAGCCTGCATGGCGCCTCCGCGTGCCCGACGAGGACGTCACCTACGTCGACCTCGTGCGCGGTGAAGTGACCTTCCCCGCCGGATCGTTCCCCGACTTCGTGATCGTGCGTGCCGGCGGCATCCCGCTGTACACGTTCGTCAACCCGGTGGATGACGCGCTCATGGGCATCACCCACGTGCTGCGGGGTGAAGACCTGATGCCCTCGACGGCCCGTCAGCTCGCGCTGTACGCGGCGCTCATCGACGCCGGCGTCACCGACTTCATCCCGCGCTTCGCGCACCTGCCGCTCGTGCTCGGCGACGGCAACAAGAAGCTTTCCAAGCGCGACCCGCGCGCGGACCTCTTCCTGCAGCGCGACAAGGGTTTCATCCACGAGGGCCTGCTGAACTACCTCGCGCTGCTGGGGTGGTCGATCGGCCACGATCGCGATGTCTTCTCGCTCGACGAGTTCACCGCGGCATTCGATGTCGTCAACGTCAACCCGAACCCGGCTCGCTTCGACCAGAAGAAGGCGGAGTCGATCAACGGCGACCACATCCGGATGCTGGCGCCCGCGGACTTCGCCGCGCGCATCCTCCCGTACCTGACGCAGGCCGGCGTGATCGGTGAAATCCCGACGCCCGAGCAGCGGGCCATGATCGAGGCATCCGCCCCGCTCGTGCAGGAGCGCGTGCAGCTGCTCGGCGACGTTCCCGGACTGCTCGGGTTCCTCTTCACCAACGAGATCGCGTACGACGACGACGCCCTGGCATCGCTCCCGGACAACGCGGGTGAGGTGCTCGTGGCCTCGGTCGGCGCACTCGAACTCGTGCCGGAGTCGGAGTTCATCGCCGCCTCGGTGCAGGAGGCGCTGGCCGCCGCCCTCATCGAAGGTCTGGGACTCAAGCCGCGCGTGGCATATGGTCCGCTGCGCGTCGCGCTGAGCGGCCGTCGTGTGTCGCCGCCGCTGTTCGAGTCGATGGAGCTGTTGGGCAAGGCGGAGTCGATCCGTCGCCTCGGCGCGCTCGTCGAGAAGGTCGGCTGA
- a CDS encoding LysR family transcriptional regulator — MADTSFDDPEFDVQTLRVVKAIGDEGSITGAADALGLSQPAVSQQMKRLEQRLGIAVVERVGRRVRLTEAGRILARHAPAVTTALDAASEELDELRGLKVGRVRLVGFPSASPSVIPRLLADLALHHPGVSLTYVEAEPPEAVAAVREDRADIALTFSYPGDRDDPHRYSARGLSVRSVGTDQLLAVLPTDHPAAGSDTVEIAQLADEDWIAGCPRCRGHLLELCGRAGFEPRITFETDNFVAVEGLVAQGIGVATLPRMAVASFPQLPGVVTLPLPAGEERTLHVVTAHGADRVPSVRTTLAALTRVLADTAESPAAAN, encoded by the coding sequence ATGGCCGACACCTCCTTCGACGACCCCGAGTTCGACGTGCAGACCCTGCGGGTCGTGAAGGCGATCGGCGACGAAGGGTCGATCACCGGCGCGGCCGACGCGTTGGGCCTCAGTCAGCCGGCCGTCAGTCAGCAGATGAAGCGTCTCGAGCAGCGGCTCGGCATCGCGGTGGTCGAGCGCGTCGGGCGCCGTGTGCGACTCACTGAAGCGGGCCGGATCCTCGCGCGTCACGCACCGGCGGTCACGACGGCTCTGGATGCGGCATCCGAAGAACTCGACGAGCTCCGCGGGCTGAAGGTTGGTCGGGTGCGACTGGTGGGGTTTCCTTCCGCGTCGCCCAGCGTCATCCCGCGGCTGCTCGCGGATCTCGCCCTGCATCACCCCGGGGTCTCGCTCACGTACGTCGAGGCGGAGCCGCCCGAAGCGGTCGCGGCCGTGCGGGAGGACCGTGCCGACATCGCGCTCACGTTCAGTTATCCCGGCGACCGCGACGATCCCCACCGCTACAGCGCGCGCGGGCTGTCCGTGCGCAGCGTCGGCACCGACCAGCTCCTCGCGGTTCTGCCGACCGATCATCCGGCCGCCGGCTCCGACACCGTCGAGATCGCACAGCTCGCCGACGAGGACTGGATCGCCGGGTGCCCGCGCTGCCGTGGGCACCTCCTCGAACTGTGCGGCCGGGCCGGATTCGAACCGCGCATCACGTTCGAGACCGACAACTTCGTCGCCGTCGAAGGATTGGTGGCTCAGGGCATCGGGGTCGCGACGCTGCCGCGGATGGCCGTGGCATCCTTCCCGCAACTGCCCGGTGTCGTGACCCTGCCGTTGCCGGCGGGGGAGGAGCGCACGCTGCATGTCGTGACTGCCCACGGTGCGGATCGGGTTCCGTCGGTCCGCACGACGCTCGCGGCGCTCACTCGGGTGCTCGCCGACACCGCAGAATCGCCGGCCGCCGCGAACTAA